Proteins from a genomic interval of Oceanispirochaeta crateris:
- a CDS encoding type III pantothenate kinase, giving the protein MMLLAVDVGNTNIVLGLHNGENWINHWRISTDPSKMPDEYGVLVRDLLREGNVDRGAINQAVISSVVPGLTGKIQEMVRQMTGFNPLIVGPGVKTGLKILIENPAELGTDIVCNSVAAYHRIQGNCIVVDFGTALTFTAIREPGEILGVSIAPGLQAAAEALSEHTAQLPQVWLEPPQRAIGTNTIKSIQSGVVWGYTGLVEALIDRMRAELGGTASVIATGGRASVIAPLTDRFTMNEPWLILEGLRLIADRNKSFFSN; this is encoded by the coding sequence ATGATGTTGCTGGCCGTTGATGTAGGAAATACGAATATCGTTCTGGGGCTCCATAACGGTGAAAATTGGATTAATCACTGGAGGATCAGCACGGATCCTTCTAAAATGCCCGATGAGTACGGAGTCCTTGTCCGGGACCTCCTCCGTGAGGGGAATGTCGACCGGGGGGCCATCAACCAGGCGGTCATCAGCTCTGTTGTACCCGGTCTTACGGGGAAAATTCAGGAAATGGTTCGTCAGATGACGGGATTTAATCCGCTGATTGTCGGGCCGGGCGTGAAGACGGGTCTTAAAATTTTAATAGAGAATCCAGCCGAGCTGGGAACGGACATCGTCTGTAATTCCGTTGCGGCCTATCATCGCATTCAGGGCAATTGTATTGTCGTGGATTTTGGAACGGCTCTTACATTCACGGCTATTAGGGAACCGGGAGAGATCCTGGGTGTGTCCATCGCCCCCGGACTACAGGCTGCTGCGGAAGCCCTCTCTGAGCATACGGCTCAGCTGCCTCAGGTCTGGTTGGAACCGCCCCAACGGGCCATAGGGACTAATACAATCAAATCGATTCAGTCGGGTGTCGTTTGGGGGTATACAGGTCTGGTTGAGGCTCTAATCGACAGAATGAGAGCAGAGTTGGGAGGAACAGCTTCTGTGATCGCAACGGGAGGCCGGGCTTCTGTCATTGCTCCTTTGACGGATCGATTCACCATGAACGAACCCTGGCTGATCCTCGAAGGACTCAGGCTCATCGCCGATAGGAATAAAAGTTTTTTCTCGAATTGA
- a CDS encoding Gfo/Idh/MocA family protein, which translates to MNQKSDGANYAPVGKPNPVCKEGEFIFSVIGLEHGHIYGMCNGLIEAGAQLKWVYDQDPLKMAAFSKTYGEVKIASSEEEILNDPSVQLIAGAAITSERCALGMRVMDHGKDYFTDKAPLTTLKQLEMARNKTKETGLKYAVYFSERLHVESAVYAGHLIEQGAIGRVLQVLGTGPHRLGKVRPDWFWNPEQYGGILCDIGSHQIEQFLHFAGVKEARIAHSQVANYNHKEHPGFNDFGDAVILGDNGATQYFRVDWFTPDGLSTWGDGRTTILGTEGYIELRKYVDICRDPQGDQVYLVDGKGEHHFSVSGTVGYPFFGQLILDCLHRTENAMTQEHAFKAAELAVMAQNQAVVIE; encoded by the coding sequence ATGAATCAGAAATCTGATGGAGCCAATTATGCCCCGGTTGGTAAACCCAATCCTGTGTGCAAAGAGGGAGAATTCATATTTTCGGTTATTGGCCTTGAGCATGGTCATATCTATGGGATGTGCAATGGTCTTATAGAAGCAGGAGCGCAGCTCAAATGGGTCTATGATCAGGACCCTCTAAAGATGGCGGCTTTTTCAAAGACCTATGGGGAAGTCAAAATCGCGTCATCCGAAGAAGAAATCTTGAATGATCCCTCGGTTCAGCTCATTGCCGGAGCGGCGATTACATCCGAGCGCTGTGCCTTGGGAATGCGTGTCATGGATCATGGGAAGGACTACTTCACAGACAAAGCCCCCCTCACAACGCTGAAACAGCTGGAGATGGCTCGCAATAAAACGAAGGAAACCGGATTAAAGTATGCGGTGTATTTTAGTGAGCGCCTTCATGTCGAAAGTGCTGTATATGCCGGCCATCTGATCGAACAGGGAGCCATCGGAAGGGTACTGCAAGTCCTTGGAACGGGTCCTCACCGGCTTGGTAAAGTCAGGCCTGACTGGTTTTGGAACCCCGAACAATACGGGGGTATTCTGTGTGATATCGGTAGCCATCAAATCGAACAGTTTCTCCATTTTGCGGGAGTCAAAGAAGCCCGGATTGCTCACAGTCAGGTTGCAAATTATAATCATAAGGAACATCCCGGATTTAATGATTTTGGAGACGCCGTAATCCTGGGAGATAATGGAGCCACCCAGTATTTCAGAGTGGATTGGTTCACACCGGATGGTCTGTCTACCTGGGGAGATGGACGGACGACCATACTTGGAACCGAGGGTTATATTGAGCTTCGAAAATATGTTGATATCTGCCGGGACCCACAGGGAGATCAGGTCTATCTCGTCGATGGAAAAGGGGAACATCATTTTTCTGTGAGCGGTACTGTTGGGTATCCTTTCTTCGGACAACTCATATTGGACTGCCTCCATCGCACGGAGAATGCCATGACTCAGGAGCATGCCTTCAAGGCCGCGGAACTTGCTGTCATGGCTCAGAACCAGGCCGTTGTAATAGAATAG
- a CDS encoding Ldh family oxidoreductase, which yields MDSVKINKEELLKFCVKAFEACGVNPADALDCADVLVAADARGIPSHGVARLQRYINGLQSGLMDPHVETEIIRETPVSLMVDARGALGAPVSCQTMNSLLDKAEKSGMAFGAVRNSNHYGIAGYYAMKALSRDMIGISMTNTAALGVPTFGKQVMFGTNPLAFAAPANREKAFVLDMSTTVVTRGKIEIYDRDKKSLKPGWAVDKDGLTVTDPGPLLDDMFHRRGGGIVPLGGDSETSGGHKGFGLAMMVDIMTGVLSGSAWGADIYDKGESSARVSHCFGAMKINLFMDALEFRHNMDKMLEDIRSMSPAAGHERVYFAGQKEFEAEALSLAEGVPLAGNVYQSLRKIGQELAVECP from the coding sequence ATGGATAGTGTTAAAATCAACAAAGAAGAGCTCCTGAAGTTTTGTGTGAAGGCCTTTGAAGCCTGTGGTGTGAATCCGGCGGATGCACTGGATTGTGCCGACGTCCTGGTGGCTGCAGATGCCAGGGGTATCCCATCTCATGGGGTTGCCCGCTTGCAGCGCTACATTAATGGTTTACAAAGCGGTCTGATGGATCCCCATGTCGAAACGGAGATTATCAGAGAAACTCCTGTGTCTTTGATGGTCGATGCCAGGGGAGCTCTGGGTGCTCCTGTTAGCTGTCAGACCATGAACTCCCTATTGGATAAAGCCGAAAAGAGCGGTATGGCCTTTGGTGCCGTGAGAAATTCCAATCATTACGGAATTGCCGGATACTATGCCATGAAGGCTCTCAGCCGGGATATGATTGGTATTTCCATGACCAATACGGCCGCCTTGGGTGTTCCGACCTTTGGGAAACAGGTGATGTTTGGAACAAACCCTTTGGCTTTTGCCGCTCCTGCAAATAGGGAAAAAGCCTTTGTCCTGGATATGTCTACAACGGTTGTGACCAGGGGAAAGATAGAAATATATGACCGGGATAAAAAAAGTTTGAAACCCGGTTGGGCTGTGGACAAGGACGGTTTGACCGTCACAGATCCAGGGCCTTTGCTGGATGACATGTTTCATAGACGGGGCGGAGGCATTGTTCCCCTGGGGGGAGATTCTGAGACTTCCGGTGGTCACAAAGGCTTCGGTCTGGCCATGATGGTAGACATCATGACAGGCGTTCTTTCCGGATCGGCCTGGGGTGCTGATATCTATGATAAGGGAGAATCATCCGCGCGGGTTTCTCACTGCTTTGGAGCCATGAAGATCAACCTGTTTATGGATGCTCTGGAGTTCCGGCATAATATGGACAAGATGCTGGAAGATATCCGCAGTATGAGTCCTGCGGCCGGGCATGAGCGGGTTTATTTTGCGGGTCAGAAAGAGTTCGAAGCAGAAGCTCTGTCCCTGGCGGAAGGAGTTCCTCTTGCCGGAAACGTCTACCAGTCTCTCCGGAAAATTGGTCAGGAGCTTGCGGTGGAGTGTCCATAG
- a CDS encoding PaaI family thioesterase: MKHSIKAKQNNSKNCIVCGLDNKLSLKTKFYETEDNEVIALFTADEVHQSYPGITHGGISSAILDETIGRAIMAHYDEDVWGVTLELNLRYKKPVPLGVDLKAVGRITAERGSLFEGTGEILLPDGEVAVSCKGKYLKRNIHDIANDSFTDTEWFSVEDKSKVKELDLP; this comes from the coding sequence ATGAAACACTCAATAAAAGCAAAACAGAATAATTCCAAAAACTGTATCGTCTGCGGACTGGACAACAAGCTCAGTCTCAAAACCAAATTTTATGAGACTGAAGACAATGAAGTCATTGCCCTGTTTACAGCAGATGAAGTGCATCAAAGCTATCCGGGAATCACCCACGGCGGTATTTCATCGGCAATTTTGGATGAAACCATAGGAAGAGCCATCATGGCCCATTACGATGAAGATGTATGGGGAGTGACTCTGGAACTGAATCTGCGCTATAAAAAACCCGTTCCTCTGGGAGTAGATCTGAAGGCCGTGGGTAGAATCACCGCCGAGAGAGGGTCCCTTTTTGAAGGAACCGGCGAGATTCTTCTACCCGATGGAGAAGTAGCCGTCAGCTGCAAGGGAAAATACCTCAAACGGAACATTCACGACATTGCCAATGACTCTTTCACCGACACTGAATGGTTTTCCGTGGAAGACAAATCCAAAGTGAAGGAATTAGACCTTCCCTGA
- a CDS encoding GGDEF domain-containing protein — translation MLLMSGLLERKAPMTEDWKEICENLDYAFQPIVNCYTGDVFAYEALLRNWENCGFASIFDVFDQSFADRTLYAVDLELRKKAIEKFCTIEGSGAKALFYNLDNRVLEMPDYSPGNTQGILSSLGIAQSNFYFELSERHEFNSYSETIQILNQYKRQNFRIAIDDYGSGYSGLQLLYHSEPDIIKIDRFFIAGVHKDQKKKLFAENIVNMSHLMGIKVVAEGIETEQELDFCREIGCDYLQGFLIAHPEREIQNLHSTYILNNDNSHFGKRKGENQSQLIEERLTAIAPVKLEDEGVSILKRFHKDSSIRLLPVVSDKNEPLGIIREKDLKQYVYSPFGISLFQHHFNNMGIETFVTKIPMAEVNNSLEKILDISAAYKRSEGILITRNGTYLGFLDPSDLIQLLYEQKLAFARDQNPLTELPGNYTIHKNLAAVLEKGEPGQRIVFFDFNHFKPFNDTYGFRMGDRLIILFTEILKKVFNLDKDFIGHVGGDDFLIIQSDVQGDDSCKQVKQAQASFAEGALAYYSDEHRLKGSLQARNRKGQWESYSLISVSAAVLDVKAPGSTTLDQLNSLLSDLKKQAKSRQNHFARLELNQSMSDLKPS, via the coding sequence ATGTTACTTATGAGTGGTCTGCTTGAAAGGAAAGCCCCCATGACAGAAGACTGGAAAGAAATCTGTGAAAATCTGGATTACGCCTTCCAACCGATTGTCAACTGCTATACGGGAGATGTCTTTGCTTATGAAGCCTTGCTTCGGAATTGGGAGAATTGCGGATTTGCCAGTATTTTTGATGTTTTTGACCAATCCTTTGCGGATAGAACACTCTATGCAGTCGATCTGGAGCTTAGAAAAAAAGCCATTGAGAAATTCTGCACCATAGAGGGAAGCGGAGCGAAGGCTCTCTTCTACAACCTGGATAACAGGGTTCTGGAAATGCCGGATTACAGCCCCGGAAACACTCAGGGTATTTTGAGTTCTTTGGGGATTGCCCAATCAAACTTCTATTTTGAACTCTCCGAACGCCATGAATTTAACAGTTATTCAGAAACAATCCAGATATTGAATCAATATAAAAGACAGAATTTCAGAATTGCCATAGACGATTATGGCTCCGGATATTCGGGGCTTCAGCTCCTTTACCATTCAGAGCCGGATATAATTAAAATTGACCGCTTCTTTATTGCCGGCGTTCATAAGGACCAGAAGAAAAAACTCTTCGCAGAAAACATTGTGAATATGTCTCACTTAATGGGGATCAAAGTGGTTGCCGAAGGGATTGAAACAGAACAGGAATTAGACTTCTGCCGTGAAATCGGTTGTGATTATCTACAGGGTTTTCTCATTGCCCATCCGGAAAGAGAGATACAGAACCTTCACTCAACTTATATTCTGAATAACGACAACTCTCATTTTGGTAAAAGAAAAGGTGAAAATCAATCCCAACTCATAGAAGAGCGACTCACCGCAATAGCACCTGTGAAACTGGAGGATGAGGGAGTATCCATTCTCAAACGATTTCACAAAGACTCTTCCATTCGTCTTCTTCCCGTTGTCAGTGACAAGAATGAACCATTGGGAATCATCCGTGAAAAAGATCTAAAACAGTATGTGTATTCTCCCTTTGGGATATCCTTATTTCAGCACCACTTCAACAATATGGGAATCGAAACTTTTGTCACTAAGATTCCCATGGCAGAGGTAAACAACAGCCTTGAAAAGATCTTAGATATAAGTGCAGCCTATAAACGTTCTGAGGGTATTCTGATAACCCGAAACGGAACATATCTCGGATTTCTGGACCCATCCGATCTGATTCAGCTCCTATATGAACAGAAACTGGCTTTCGCCAGAGATCAGAACCCTCTCACGGAACTGCCAGGAAATTACACAATACACAAGAACCTCGCGGCAGTTTTGGAAAAAGGAGAACCGGGACAAAGGATCGTATTTTTTGATTTTAACCACTTCAAACCTTTCAATGACACCTATGGTTTCAGGATGGGAGACCGTCTGATTATCCTGTTCACTGAAATCTTAAAAAAGGTGTTCAACCTCGATAAAGATTTTATCGGCCATGTGGGAGGAGATGATTTTCTTATAATTCAATCTGATGTTCAGGGCGATGATTCTTGTAAACAGGTAAAACAGGCCCAGGCTTCCTTTGCCGAAGGAGCCCTGGCATATTATTCTGATGAACATAGACTCAAGGGAAGCTTACAAGCCCGGAACAGGAAGGGACAATGGGAAAGTTATTCCCTCATTTCTGTGAGTGCGGCCGTTCTGGATGTGAAGGCCCCCGGTTCGACAACACTGGATCAACTCAACAGCCTTCTCTCAGATCTGAAAAAACAAGCCAAAAGCAGACAAAATCACTTTGCCCGCCTTGAATTGAATCAGAGTATGAGCGATTTAAAGCCCAGTTGA
- a CDS encoding glycosyltransferase family protein: MKIMYGVAGEGRGHASRSAALWPFLSKSMDLTILCPESIAPFIQEKCPPADLDLIPGIHFSLQGHRVDYFGSIQKNLPLLFRFNEITDTIAENMKKKNVQGVISDFEPLTALAAWKAGLPLLNLNHPAVVRRYLSLLPDAVTARLVATVMTPPAQKNIICSFYDGDVGPILRDEIRKAVPVKGDYILVYVKESSSDEVKSILAEFPHQEFRYFPDKKKDFITSLAGCAGVIAPAGHQLLSESLYLRKPVLALPQKGQYEQRLNARMLTSSGWGRGSSLSRLKKDAAEFIKDLNKFPFKSDPYHQFILEDHTARTAQMISSFFETEKQKSRLSPRVHCDYFQYLPEKLRRLKSLTA, encoded by the coding sequence ATGAAAATAATGTACGGTGTTGCGGGAGAAGGAAGAGGTCATGCCTCCAGATCGGCTGCTCTGTGGCCTTTCCTGTCAAAGTCAATGGATTTAACAATTCTGTGCCCTGAGTCAATTGCTCCTTTTATACAGGAAAAGTGTCCTCCTGCGGATCTGGATCTTATTCCGGGTATCCATTTTTCTCTTCAAGGGCATCGTGTCGATTATTTTGGTTCTATTCAAAAGAATCTTCCTCTACTGTTCCGCTTTAATGAAATCACCGATACCATTGCGGAAAACATGAAAAAGAAGAATGTTCAGGGTGTTATCAGCGACTTTGAACCCCTTACGGCGCTTGCAGCCTGGAAAGCGGGGTTGCCTTTGCTCAATTTGAATCATCCTGCTGTTGTCAGACGGTATCTCTCTCTGCTTCCCGATGCTGTGACAGCCAGGCTTGTGGCAACAGTCATGACTCCTCCGGCACAAAAAAATATCATCTGCTCCTTTTATGACGGAGATGTCGGGCCCATACTGAGAGATGAAATCAGAAAGGCTGTACCCGTAAAAGGAGACTATATCCTTGTGTATGTCAAAGAGTCTTCTTCTGATGAAGTCAAATCTATTCTGGCAGAATTCCCCCACCAGGAGTTCCGTTATTTTCCAGATAAAAAGAAGGACTTTATCACTTCTCTTGCCGGTTGTGCCGGAGTTATTGCCCCCGCAGGGCATCAGCTCCTGTCAGAGTCCCTGTATTTAAGGAAACCGGTCCTGGCTCTGCCTCAGAAGGGGCAATATGAACAGAGACTGAATGCCAGGATGCTCACATCCAGTGGTTGGGGCAGAGGGAGCAGCCTGAGTCGCCTGAAAAAAGATGCCGCTGAGTTTATAAAAGATTTAAACAAGTTCCCCTTTAAATCAGACCCCTATCACCAATTTATTCTGGAGGACCACACAGCCAGGACCGCTCAGATGATTTCATCCTTTTTTGAGACGGAAAAACAGAAATCAAGGCTCTCTCCCAGGGTGCACTGTGATTACTTTCAGTATCTTCCTGAAAAATTGAGGCGCTTGAAGTCTCTAACAGCCTGA
- a CDS encoding patatin-like phospholipase family protein, with the protein MFSKRKKEKYCLVLSGGGAKGVYHLGAWKALSELGIEVDAFIGNSIGAIVAGYLAQGLTKELEYIGDNIGVDFIMKIPEEFLENGAIRVGKANLTAFKKFYHSVVEKKGIDVSPLREMLKNHLSEEAIRRSGNDLGVVTFNVSDFKPQYEFLEDMPPGAVLDYLMASAAFPGLEQTVINGKSFIDGGVVDNMPYEMARARGYKNIIVVDISGMGINKKPNITGSRTIYIKNSINMGWVFDFSRSFLDNFRKLGYLDTKRVFGALKGEKYFFLPDVKAEKSFDQYIDSEAARKILDFHISSSDEEQLTPRQKIRRILPESMRQRKELLYCLADCAAAVFDIEQIREYTLGELAERIRRKKDEDDIRVAKLKQELTHDEQISLGVQLELLFKEVRKKDSDRDSPYYDYCLCTDVLEWGHKLLLKGLMVHHKELSAGLLAIDFLFDYTK; encoded by the coding sequence ATGTTCAGTAAAAGGAAAAAAGAAAAATACTGTCTTGTCTTGAGTGGCGGAGGGGCCAAAGGAGTCTATCATCTGGGTGCTTGGAAGGCTTTGAGCGAGCTGGGTATTGAGGTGGATGCCTTCATTGGAAACTCAATCGGAGCCATAGTTGCTGGGTATCTGGCACAGGGGCTTACAAAGGAATTGGAATATATCGGTGACAATATTGGCGTCGATTTTATCATGAAAATTCCAGAAGAATTCCTTGAAAACGGAGCCATACGGGTTGGAAAGGCCAATCTGACTGCCTTCAAGAAGTTTTATCATAGCGTTGTCGAAAAAAAAGGAATTGATGTTTCTCCCTTAAGAGAAATGCTAAAGAATCACCTCAGCGAAGAGGCTATCCGCCGCTCTGGGAATGATTTGGGAGTGGTTACTTTTAATGTTTCCGACTTTAAGCCTCAATATGAATTCCTGGAAGATATGCCCCCCGGGGCCGTTTTGGATTATCTCATGGCCAGTGCCGCCTTCCCTGGATTGGAGCAGACTGTTATCAATGGTAAATCTTTTATTGATGGCGGAGTTGTTGACAATATGCCCTATGAAATGGCTCGGGCAAGGGGATACAAAAACATAATTGTGGTCGATATTTCCGGGATGGGAATCAATAAAAAACCCAATATCACCGGCAGTAGGACCATATATATCAAGAATTCCATCAATATGGGATGGGTCTTTGATTTCAGCCGTTCCTTCCTGGATAATTTCCGGAAACTGGGGTATTTGGATACAAAAAGGGTCTTTGGAGCTCTAAAAGGGGAAAAATACTTTTTTTTGCCAGATGTGAAGGCTGAAAAATCCTTTGATCAATATATTGACAGTGAGGCCGCCCGGAAAATCCTGGACTTCCATATCAGCAGTAGTGATGAGGAACAACTGACCCCGCGGCAGAAAATCAGAAGGATTCTTCCAGAATCAATGAGACAGAGAAAGGAACTCCTTTATTGCCTGGCAGACTGCGCGGCAGCTGTCTTTGATATTGAACAAATCCGGGAATATACCCTGGGGGAGCTGGCCGAAAGGATTAGGCGTAAGAAAGATGAAGATGATATAAGGGTGGCCAAACTCAAGCAGGAACTGACTCATGATGAACAGATCAGTCTGGGTGTTCAACTTGAACTCCTCTTTAAGGAAGTGAGGAAAAAGGATAGTGACCGAGATTCACCTTATTATGACTACTGTCTTTGTACCGATGTTTTAGAATGGGGGCATAAACTGCTGTTAAAGGGCCTCATGGTGCACCATAAGGAGTTATCCGCCGGACTTCTGGCCATTGACTTCCTCTTTGACTACACCAAATGA
- a CDS encoding DMT family transporter produces the protein MIYNEKQTGMAAMAACAVLWSCGGILIKLVNWHPLATAGIRSILAGAFILLILKKPRFRFSKIEIMAALAHSLTMIFFVSATRTTTAANAILLQYTAPIYVAILGGFILKEKPSIHHWLALVTILLGLGLFFKDELGPGHGLGNLLGLASGISFALFSIFMRLQKEGNPLESLLLSNFLTALIGIPFYFQGPGPDLTGWLSIGALGIFQTGLSLMLFSYGIKRIRALSAMLIAALEPLLNPLWVFLITGEKPGYWSLIGGLIILSAVTSSSVLSSLKPQEKPWPLHETQQ, from the coding sequence ATGATTTATAATGAAAAACAAACGGGAATGGCGGCCATGGCGGCTTGTGCCGTTCTATGGAGCTGTGGTGGTATATTGATAAAGCTGGTGAACTGGCATCCTCTGGCAACAGCGGGTATAAGAAGCATACTGGCAGGCGCATTTATCCTCCTCATTCTAAAAAAACCTCGCTTTCGATTCTCAAAAATTGAGATTATGGCTGCTCTGGCTCACAGTCTGACAATGATATTCTTTGTCTCGGCTACGCGGACAACAACTGCCGCTAACGCCATCCTTTTACAGTACACCGCCCCTATTTATGTAGCGATTCTGGGTGGATTTATCCTCAAAGAGAAACCCTCAATTCATCACTGGTTGGCCCTTGTGACAATTCTTTTGGGCTTAGGTCTTTTTTTTAAGGATGAACTGGGACCCGGTCATGGTCTGGGAAACCTATTAGGCCTGGCCAGCGGAATAAGTTTCGCCCTGTTCTCAATCTTCATGAGACTTCAAAAGGAAGGGAATCCTCTTGAATCCCTGCTCCTGTCCAACTTCCTCACAGCCTTGATTGGCATACCTTTTTACTTCCAGGGACCTGGACCTGATTTAACCGGATGGTTATCCATTGGCGCCTTGGGAATTTTTCAAACCGGATTGAGTCTGATGTTATTTTCATACGGCATAAAACGGATCAGAGCTCTATCTGCCATGCTGATTGCTGCTCTGGAACCTCTGCTGAACCCCCTATGGGTTTTTCTTATCACTGGAGAGAAGCCGGGCTACTGGTCGTTGATCGGGGGGCTAATCATCCTGAGTGCCGTAACAAGTTCCTCGGTTTTATCCTCTTTGAAACCCCAGGAAAAGCCATGGCCCCTCCATGAAACACAGCAATGA
- a CDS encoding adenylate/guanylate cyclase domain-containing protein, with protein MIRLPMGRISIMILLMILLLNQFLISQTIGPDKFSELNLLNEDFSDHSAVLSGDWELYWNEFLPPGSDFTKIDAESIRVPDPWNKDKNHPANGFGTYRTRVKLPEGSRDMGITMDYTLNHYRLYINDKLIHQNGEPNTGWKRNTTIQRPVILPLPDENELEIILHISNFDDLYGGLLEPPVIASLEQLNLKMDRNQMMDSFLFGLFLVIGILYILFYTSEGKATQSSLFFGLFTLTMALRTLLYNQHMLLLLLPELPVEVETTLGHLTFYLAIPFFLRFICLEFPSKYNRLIEFPTYSISTIFCLLAIVTRHHFYIRFLGIYQILSLIVAISVFVLLIKRSYEKNSIARILLLGFIMLLGTSVNDILYAQKIIDTFHMAPLGLGLYIQGQAILLSWKIGKSFKASKDLALVLEFTNTSFRRFVPVEFLKYLNKNSITDVELGDHVQMEMTIFFLDIRDFTSLSEKMTPRENFLFLNSYYERVCPVIRKHQGFIDKYMGDGIMALFAGPDSAENAALAAIEMKRILGLYNFHRSKTDYDPVRVGIGIHTGSLMMGTIGENKRMDGTVISDAVNLCSRIESLTKEYGIDVALSEETYGKLKNKTEKQVRFIGRIKVKGKETPVCIYELFNGDPKDITELKLNTKEEFEKAVRLRDDNHFEEALQVFEKVHTVFPQDRTTQIYLSRFRKSDS; from the coding sequence ATGATAAGACTGCCAATGGGAAGAATATCGATCATGATTCTATTGATGATTCTTCTTTTAAATCAATTCCTCATATCCCAAACCATAGGGCCAGATAAATTCTCAGAACTAAACCTCTTAAACGAAGATTTTTCAGATCATTCCGCAGTTCTTTCGGGAGACTGGGAATTATATTGGAATGAATTTCTGCCTCCCGGCAGTGATTTTACAAAAATAGACGCTGAAAGTATCAGGGTTCCCGACCCATGGAATAAGGATAAGAATCACCCGGCCAACGGATTTGGAACCTATAGAACCAGAGTTAAACTCCCCGAAGGCAGCCGGGACATGGGTATTACCATGGATTATACCCTCAACCATTACCGCCTTTATATAAACGATAAACTCATCCATCAAAATGGAGAGCCAAACACAGGATGGAAGAGGAATACGACGATTCAAAGACCTGTCATCCTCCCCCTGCCCGATGAGAATGAACTTGAGATCATCCTCCACATTTCTAACTTTGATGACCTCTATGGCGGTCTTCTGGAACCTCCGGTCATTGCCAGCCTAGAACAGCTCAACCTGAAAATGGATAGAAACCAAATGATGGACTCATTCCTTTTCGGACTTTTTCTGGTCATTGGCATCCTCTATATTTTGTTTTATACAAGCGAAGGTAAGGCAACACAATCGTCCCTATTTTTTGGTCTGTTTACACTGACAATGGCCCTGAGAACCCTACTCTACAACCAGCACATGCTACTGCTCCTACTGCCTGAGTTGCCTGTCGAGGTTGAAACGACCCTAGGACATCTGACATTTTACCTAGCCATTCCCTTCTTCCTGAGATTCATTTGCCTTGAGTTCCCATCCAAGTACAACAGATTAATAGAGTTTCCCACTTATAGTATCAGCACAATTTTCTGCCTCCTGGCCATCGTGACAAGACACCATTTCTATATCCGATTTCTGGGGATTTATCAGATTTTATCCCTGATCGTCGCAATTTCAGTCTTCGTTCTGCTGATCAAAAGATCCTATGAAAAGAACAGCATTGCCAGAATACTTTTACTTGGATTTATCATGCTCCTGGGGACATCCGTCAATGATATACTCTATGCACAGAAGATCATCGATACATTTCACATGGCTCCACTGGGACTCGGTCTGTATATTCAGGGCCAGGCCATCCTCCTTAGTTGGAAGATTGGCAAATCCTTCAAGGCGAGTAAAGATCTTGCTCTTGTTCTGGAATTCACCAACACATCTTTCAGGCGATTTGTTCCGGTAGAATTTCTAAAATACCTCAATAAGAACAGCATTACAGACGTTGAGCTGGGTGATCATGTACAGATGGAGATGACCATTTTCTTCCTCGATATCCGGGACTTTACCTCATTGTCGGAAAAGATGACTCCCAGAGAAAATTTTCTGTTTCTCAACTCCTACTATGAACGAGTCTGTCCTGTCATTCGGAAGCATCAGGGCTTCATAGATAAGTATATGGGTGATGGAATTATGGCCCTTTTTGCAGGGCCCGACTCAGCAGAGAATGCCGCCCTGGCAGCCATAGAAATGAAAAGGATCTTGGGGCTTTACAATTTTCATCGTTCAAAAACAGATTATGACCCGGTTAGAGTAGGAATTGGCATTCATACAGGTTCTCTTATGATGGGGACCATCGGTGAGAATAAGAGAATGGATGGTACAGTCATTTCTGATGCGGTGAATCTGTGCTCAAGGATAGAAAGCCTGACGAAAGAGTATGGCATTGATGTTGCCCTGAGCGAAGAAACCTACGGAAAACTTAAAAATAAAACAGAGAAGCAAGTTCGTTTTATTGGAAGAATCAAGGTAAAGGGAAAGGAAACCCCGGTCTGTATCTACGAATTATTCAACGGAGACCCAAAGGACATAACAGAACTAAAGCTCAATACAAAAGAAGAGTTTGAAAAGGCTGTCCGCCTGAGAGACGACAACCACTTCGAAGAGGCTCTCCAAGTATTTGAGAAAGTTCATACAGTATTCCCACAAGACAGGACAACACAAATTTACCTGAGCCGATTCCGCAAATCAGACTCCTGA